A genomic segment from Triticum dicoccoides isolate Atlit2015 ecotype Zavitan chromosome 1A, WEW_v2.0, whole genome shotgun sequence encodes:
- the LOC119291726 gene encoding protein psi1-like, whose protein sequence is MGLDYYKILGVDKAASDDDLKKAYRKLAMKWHPDKNPTSKKEAESKFKQISEAYEVLSDSQKRAVYDQYGEEGLKGQVPPPGAGGGAGGPGGATFFSTGADGPTAFRFNPRNAEDIFAEFFGSSSPFGGMGGMGGGMGGMGGGGHGMPSGGIRFSPSMFGGGDHHTFTQTFGGGGGQGYPGMFGSGGGGAPVKAAPIERKLPCSLEELYKGTTKKMKISREIADASGKTIPVEEILTIDVKPGWKKGTKITFPEKGNEQPHTIAADLVFIIDEKPHAVYTRDGNDLVATQKIPLAEALTGYTVHLTTLDGRSLTVPISSVIHPGYEEVVRGEGMPLPKDPSRKGNLRVKFDIKFPARLTADQKSGVKRLLGQ, encoded by the exons ATGGGGCTGGACTACTACAAGATCCTGGGGGTGGACAAGGCGGCGAGCGACGACGACCTCAAGAAGGCCTACCGCAAGCTCGCCATGAAGTGGCACCCCGACAAGAACCCCACCAGCAAGAAGGAGGCCGAGAGCAAGTTCAAGCAGATCTCCGAGGCATACGAG GTGCTGAGCGACTCGCAGAAGCGCGCGGTCTACGACCAGTACGGCGAGGAGGGGCTCAAGGGCCAGGTGCCGCCGCcgggggccggcggcggcgcgggcgggccgGGGGGCGCCACCTTCTTCTCCACGGGCGCCGACGGGCCCACGGCGTTCCGCTTCAACCCGCGCAACGCCGAGGACATCTTCGCCGAGTTCTTCGGCTCCTCCAGCCCCTTCGGCGGCATGGGGGGCATGGGCGGCGGCATGGGGGGCATGGGGGGAGGAGGCCACGGCATGCCGTCCGGCGGCATCCGGTTCTCGCCGTCCATGTTCGGCGGCGGCGACCACCATACCTTCACCCAGACCTTCGGCGGCGGGGGCGGCCAAGGATACCCCGGGATgttcggcagcggcggcggcggcgcgccggtCAAGGCGGCGCCCATCGAGAGGAAGCTGCCCTGCTCCCTCGAGGAGCTCTACAAGGGGACcaccaagaagatgaagatctccaGGGAGATCGCCGATGCCAGCGG GAAGACGATTCCGGTGGAGGAGATTCTGACGATCGACGTGAAGCCGGGGTGGAAGAAGGGCACGAAGATCACCTTCCCGGAGAAGGGCAACGAGCAGCCCCACACGATTGCGGCGGACCTCGTCTTCATCATCGACGAGAAGCCGCACGCGGTGTACACCCGGGACGGCAACGACCTGGTGGCGACGCAGAAGATACCGCTGGCGGAAGCCCTGACAGGCTACACGGTGCACCTGACGACGCTGGATGGGCGCAGCCTGACGGTGCCCATCAGCTCGGTGATCCACCCGGGGTACGAGGAGGTGGTGCGCGGCGAGGGCATGCCGCTTCCCAAGGACCCATCCAGGAAGGGCAACCTGCGGGTCAAGTTCGACATCAAGTTCCCCGCCAGGCTCACCGCCGACCAGAAGTCCGGCGTCAAGAGGCTCCTGGGGCAGTAG
- the LOC119291715 gene encoding protein DEHYDRATION-INDUCED 19-like: protein MDSEHWISRLAAAKRFYAAQLGHADRAGMDELDMDGDENAGRPDFACPYCYEDHDVASLVAHLEEDHPFEPHAAPCPVCSEKVSKDMLNHITMQHGYLFKNRRRLRRFAVPGSQSLSLLSRDLREAHLQVLLGGGGHRSSNNNATNISADPLLSSFGLSFPTLDAEETSKLSTPAQSDVPVLKEAAARPWRSSIDSSLTREEREQARVRAAFVQDLLLSTLFRDQ, encoded by the exons ATGGACTCGGAGCACTGGATCTCGCGCCTGGCCGCCGCCAAGCGGTTCTACGCCGCGCAGCTCGGCCACGCCG ATCGGGCGGGGATGGACGAGCTGGACATGGACGGCGACGAGAACGCGGGCAGGCCCGACTTCGCCTGCCCCTACTGCTACGAGGACCACGACGTCGCCTCCCTCGTCGCCCACCTCGAGGAGGACCACCCCTTCGAGCCCCACGCCGCG CCTTGCCCTGTCTGCTCCGAAAAGGTTTCTAAAGATATGCTTAACCATATCACCATGCAACATGGGTACTTGTTCAAG AATCGCCGCAGGTTGCGCAGATTTGCTGTTCCAGGCAGCCAGTCGCTCTCTCTGCTGAGCCGGGATCTACGTGAAGCCCATTTGCAGGTGCTTCTGGGAGGTGGTGGACATAGGTCGAGCAACAATAATGCCACAAATATTTCAGCTGATCCTCTTCTGTCATCATTTGGCCTTAGCTTCCCAACATTAGATGCTGAGGAAACATCAAAATTGTCTACTCCTGCTCAGAGTGATGTACCAGTGCTAAAAGAGGCAGCTGCTCGACCATGGCGGTCAAG TATTGACTCGTCGCTCACAAGGGAAGAAAGGGAGCAAGCCAGAGTGAGAGCGGCATTTGTGCAAGACCTGCTGCTCTCCACCCTATTCAGAGACCAATAA